Proteins from a single region of Festucalex cinctus isolate MCC-2025b chromosome 19, RoL_Fcin_1.0, whole genome shotgun sequence:
- the LOC144007035 gene encoding triple functional domain protein-like gives MFCFRKSRTQDMDLDRDCAEGATFDWPQLLSKTPRKLKLVVVSVAFYNTSEKVCHVLDCLEQDYQREDDWCGGADNLHPKCEADLTLRIRKHLEQKEVFLKACSMARRITDIFLKYMERDGVKMGMQSHDDAQKQEVRKILADLLEREDRVLHLWNMRKESLEQCQSFVVFERRAKQLLRTIQDMGEVYLSTHLSTGSRIHKSRQELLQDGEDLRIIAKETEECVKLLIQQSGDYCGKGHHHACEVKKRATELANCFQDFHLRMDKHNRSM, from the exons ATGTTCTGCTTTCGAAAATCCAGAACCCAGGACATGGACCTGGACAGAGACTGCGCAGAGGGTGCGACATTCGACTGGCCGCAGCTCTTGAGCAAAACACCAAGAAAACTCAAGCTGGTTGTCGTTTCTGTGGCCTTCTACAACACCTCAGAAAAA GTGTGCCATGTGTTGGACTGCCTGGAGCAGGACTATCAGCGAGAGGACGACTGGTGCGGAGGAGCGGACAATCTCCACCCCAAATGTGAGGCGGATTTGACCCTCAGGATCAGGAAACACTTGGAGCAGAAGGAAGTCTTCCTCAAG GCGTGCAGTATGGCCAGGAGAATCACAGACATCTTCTTGAAGTACATGGAAAGGGACGGTGTCAAGATGGGAATGCAGAGTCACGATGACGCACAAAAGCAAGAAGTTCGAA AAATCCTTGCTGACCTGCTGGAGAGAGAAGATCGTGTCCTTCACTTGTGGAACATGAGGAAGGAGAGTTTGGAGCAGTGTCAGAGTTTTGTGGTATTTGAACGTCGGGCCAAACAG ctgcTTAGGACCATTCAGGACATGGGTGAGGTTTACCTGTCCACACACCTCTCCACTGGCTCTCGCATCCACAAAAGCAGGCAGGAGCTTTTGCAAGATGGCGAGGACTTGCGCATCATTGCCAAG GAAACGGAGGAGTGTGTGAAGTTGCTCATCCAACAGTCAGGCGACTACTGCGGCAAAGGTCACCATCACGCTTGCGAGGTCAAGAAACGGGCGACAGAATTGGCAAATTGCTTCCAGGACTTTCACCTGCGAATGGACAAGCACAACCGCAGCATGTAG